In Crinalium epipsammum PCC 9333, the following are encoded in one genomic region:
- a CDS encoding sigma 54-interacting transcriptional regulator, which yields MTTPNAVWLRERTALGVLPEKVLEAIATVISDQAVAANQRLVVENTPPAGLYILLEGKLEGDRTNQTGSAWVISFLTGATINLQELLLGQTSQRTIVTLSECQFWFIPAAKFQELIDHYPEITQALSQQVAQELAQLSSQLTYEQERQTALRPYLINKAKRGIVGKSRYATRLRQQIRQADDDRKSVLIFGEPGLEKDNTATLIHFSSSYRREPMIKLNCSALQTSGADLFGRANGKPGLLEWLGEGTLLLNNIQELPPELTPKLAKLLQTGTYTPVNRPEEPAAQALNCRARIIMIGEKHLPTLERCVGHVIKVPPLRVRKADIKSQVDYYISLFCRAKGLSKPTVTPEALRQLQSYDFPGNLRELENLVERALVQSTGASQLTEEIFWSAQPNKQLFRVNLLNSHPGLRRFLRSEWWPDRINYGFTLWFFPIVIGILFFAPQQRSENFALNLFWAWWWPLILLSFPFVGRLWCSVCPFMIYGEVTQKFSLWLFPRQLKRWPRESAEKWGGWFLFGLFVLIFLWEELWHLENTAYLSACLLLLITAGAMIFSAIFERRFWCRYLCPIGGMNGLFAKLSMIELRAQQGTCSAECTTYQCYKGGAQKGEGLETGGCPVYSHPAQLEDNRDCVLCMTCLKACPHRSVELNLRPPGIELWTTHVARSYEVALLMLLFGGVFLHRLPQLEYWLGLNLDLNQFWNHLGLSLVALIIPASISLLAYGGIWLLQLGNEKLTWHIPKNRQFVELAYGYLPLVLGANLAHYLKLGLGEAGRILPVTMATFGLSGQGLFVLVAHPAVIAFLQGATLIFSAILTVILTQEIARQQVRSLIPQHLATLVLGASLWAIIVNQ from the coding sequence ATGACAACTCCAAACGCAGTTTGGCTACGGGAGCGAACCGCGCTAGGCGTGCTACCTGAAAAGGTATTGGAAGCGATCGCCACCGTCATCTCTGACCAAGCAGTGGCAGCTAACCAGCGCTTAGTGGTAGAGAATACGCCCCCAGCAGGGTTATATATCCTTTTAGAAGGAAAATTAGAAGGCGATCGCACTAATCAAACAGGTTCAGCATGGGTGATTAGTTTTCTCACTGGAGCCACTATCAACTTACAAGAGTTATTATTAGGGCAAACAAGCCAGAGAACAATTGTCACCTTATCTGAGTGCCAATTTTGGTTTATTCCCGCCGCTAAATTTCAGGAATTAATAGATCACTATCCTGAAATTACACAAGCTTTATCACAACAAGTAGCTCAAGAACTTGCTCAATTATCCTCTCAGCTTACTTATGAGCAAGAACGTCAAACTGCCTTACGCCCCTATTTAATCAATAAGGCAAAACGCGGCATTGTTGGTAAAAGTCGTTATGCTACCCGCCTACGACAGCAAATTAGACAAGCAGATGATGACAGAAAATCTGTTTTAATTTTCGGTGAACCAGGACTAGAAAAAGATAACACCGCCACTCTAATTCACTTTAGTTCCTCATATCGGCGAGAACCGATGATTAAACTAAATTGTAGTGCTTTGCAAACAAGTGGTGCTGATTTATTTGGTCGTGCAAACGGTAAACCAGGACTACTGGAATGGTTAGGAGAAGGAACTTTACTACTTAATAATATTCAGGAATTACCCCCAGAATTAACACCTAAACTCGCTAAATTACTCCAAACAGGAACCTACACCCCTGTAAACCGCCCTGAAGAACCAGCCGCACAAGCTCTTAATTGTCGAGCGCGTATTATTATGATTGGGGAAAAACATTTACCTACGCTGGAGCGTTGTGTAGGTCATGTAATTAAAGTCCCACCTTTGCGAGTGCGAAAAGCTGATATTAAATCTCAAGTTGATTATTATATTAGTTTGTTTTGTCGCGCTAAAGGACTTTCTAAACCCACAGTTACGCCAGAAGCTTTAAGACAATTACAATCTTATGATTTTCCTGGCAATCTAAGGGAATTAGAAAATTTAGTAGAACGAGCGCTGGTACAATCTACTGGTGCTTCACAATTAACCGAAGAAATCTTTTGGTCAGCACAACCTAATAAACAGCTATTTCGTGTCAATTTATTAAATTCCCATCCAGGTTTACGGCGATTTTTGCGTAGTGAATGGTGGCCAGACAGAATTAATTATGGCTTTACTTTATGGTTTTTCCCTATTGTTATAGGAATTTTATTTTTTGCTCCTCAACAACGCTCGGAAAATTTTGCATTAAATCTATTTTGGGCTTGGTGGTGGCCTTTAATATTACTTAGTTTTCCCTTTGTTGGGCGGTTATGGTGTTCTGTTTGCCCGTTTATGATTTATGGGGAAGTAACACAAAAGTTTTCTTTGTGGCTGTTTCCACGGCAACTCAAGCGTTGGCCCAGAGAATCTGCCGAAAAGTGGGGAGGATGGTTTTTATTTGGTTTATTTGTCCTAATTTTTTTATGGGAAGAACTTTGGCATTTAGAAAATACCGCTTATCTTTCTGCTTGCTTACTTTTATTAATTACTGCGGGGGCAATGATTTTTTCGGCAATTTTTGAGCGCAGGTTTTGGTGTAGATATTTATGTCCGATTGGGGGAATGAATGGGCTATTTGCAAAGCTTTCGATGATTGAGTTAAGAGCGCAACAAGGCACTTGTTCTGCTGAATGTACGACTTATCAATGTTATAAAGGTGGCGCTCAAAAAGGGGAAGGTTTAGAGACAGGGGGATGTCCTGTATATTCTCACCCAGCGCAGTTAGAAGATAACCGAGATTGTGTATTGTGCATGACTTGTTTAAAAGCTTGTCCGCACCGTTCAGTTGAGCTAAATTTGCGTCCTCCAGGTATTGAATTATGGACAACTCATGTAGCCCGAAGTTATGAAGTTGCTTTGTTAATGTTGCTATTCGGTGGGGTGTTTCTGCACCGTTTACCCCAGTTAGAATATTGGTTAGGATTGAATTTAGATTTAAATCAATTTTGGAATCATCTGGGATTATCTTTAGTAGCTTTAATTATTCCAGCTAGTATCAGCTTACTTGCTTATGGTGGAATATGGCTCTTGCAGTTGGGCAATGAAAAGTTAACCTGGCATATTCCCAAAAACCGCCAATTTGTTGAGTTGGCTTATGGATATTTACCATTGGTTTTAGGTGCAAATCTAGCCCACTATTTAAAATTGGGTTTAGGAGAAGCAGGGCGCATTTTGCCTGTAACTATGGCAACGTTTGGTTTAAGTGGTCAAGGCTTATTTGTGTTGGTAGCACACCCTGCGGTCATTGCATTTTTGCAAGGAGCAACACTAATTTTTTCCGCGATATTAACGGTAATATTAACTCAAGAAATTGCGCGTCAGCAAGTGCGATCGCTCATTCCACAACATTTAGCTACATTGGTTTTAGGAGCTAGTTTATGGGCAATTATTGTTAACCAGTAA
- a CDS encoding single-stranded-DNA-specific exonuclease RecJ: MPDQLQWQIEQLIQPPATFIIAVKRHAPGLDGRYAAQLLWQRGIRDTEKLAGYLNPNSYQPASPFEFGQEMHFCVERLQQARQAGEVVAIWGDFDADGITSTSVLWEGLGQFFTKNQQLRYYIPNRLTESHGLNNSGIDQLAKAGTTLIITCDTGSTNISEIEYAQQLGIDVIVTDHHTLPPERPPVVAIINPRYLPTNHPLFNLSGVAVAYKVVEALYETLPDVPQQPVENLLDLVAIGLIADLVQLSGDCRYLAQKGIERLQQQTKQPTRPGVAKLLELCQRSGDRPTDISFGLGPRINAVSRIQGDASFCVELLTSKNKQRCEQLALETELANARRKSLQKDVTQQVKDKLSQLDLSTTSVIVLVDSQWSSGVLGLVAGQVAQEYGRPTIILSTESDNNFSEKVEQGSRGDLDNNHSPQPTPHVNTPHASNLTPDSSLLTPHPSPLTPLARGSARSVNNIDLYQLVRSQAHLLHRFGGHPFAAGLSIPIENIPLFTEAINQQLRQLSLASGALMMPVIQADLTVTVAELGKELFRELKLLEPCGMGNPVPKLLIKNCSFKNVWNRNTQDAKGKKIQYIKTDFEIVDLTTDKGFPGLWWGHYKDEVPTGRCDAIVELDYNNYKQRPEVRLIAVRPTVEDRQFSTNVQLDWILDWRNLSDEEKSINTQSTSALSHQSSALILEECPTRWDDLQVWLRRAIQTNNKLAIAYPQPEQLPANKIWEQLVGIAKYLSRTGKTVTLDQIQDKLGVSDRALQLGLRTLTQLGFQITTFDNHIQIIWSSDSYFHHTEDQLTSASEQFLAAVAEEQFYQRYFYVVPLTTIQSMARETVYR, from the coding sequence ATGCCTGACCAACTACAATGGCAAATTGAGCAGCTAATTCAACCCCCTGCTACCTTCATTATAGCAGTTAAACGTCATGCACCTGGATTAGATGGACGTTACGCAGCACAATTATTATGGCAACGCGGAATTAGAGATACTGAAAAACTGGCAGGATATTTAAATCCAAACTCATATCAACCTGCAAGTCCGTTTGAATTTGGGCAGGAAATGCACTTTTGCGTGGAAAGATTGCAACAAGCGCGTCAAGCAGGCGAAGTAGTTGCGATTTGGGGGGACTTTGACGCAGATGGAATTACATCAACTAGCGTTTTGTGGGAAGGACTAGGACAATTTTTTACTAAAAATCAGCAGCTACGATACTATATTCCTAATCGCCTGACAGAATCTCACGGACTGAACAATTCAGGAATTGATCAACTTGCGAAAGCTGGAACTACTTTAATTATTACTTGTGATACGGGCAGTACAAATATTAGTGAAATCGAGTATGCCCAACAATTAGGGATTGATGTTATTGTTACAGACCACCATACTCTACCACCAGAACGCCCGCCTGTAGTAGCAATTATTAACCCCCGCTATTTACCAACAAATCACCCTCTGTTTAATCTTTCTGGTGTTGCTGTTGCTTATAAGGTGGTGGAAGCACTTTATGAAACTTTGCCTGATGTTCCGCAACAACCAGTTGAAAATTTATTAGATTTAGTAGCTATTGGTTTAATTGCTGATTTAGTACAACTAAGTGGTGATTGTCGCTATTTAGCACAAAAAGGTATTGAACGTTTACAACAGCAAACTAAACAACCAACTCGTCCAGGTGTGGCGAAGCTATTAGAATTATGCCAGAGAAGTGGCGATCGCCCCACAGATATTTCCTTTGGTCTTGGTCCTAGAATTAATGCTGTTAGTCGTATCCAAGGTGATGCTTCTTTTTGTGTTGAATTACTTACCAGTAAAAATAAACAGCGTTGTGAACAACTTGCGCTAGAAACCGAATTAGCTAACGCCCGTCGCAAGTCTTTACAAAAAGATGTTACTCAGCAAGTAAAAGATAAGTTATCTCAACTCGACTTATCAACCACCAGTGTAATTGTTCTTGTAGATTCCCAATGGTCTAGCGGTGTTTTAGGTTTAGTTGCTGGTCAAGTCGCCCAGGAATACGGCAGACCTACGATTATATTAAGTACAGAAAGTGATAATAATTTTAGTGAAAAAGTGGAGCAGGGGAGCAGAGGAGATTTAGATAATAATCACTCGCCCCAACCTACGCCCCATGTTAACACTCCTCACGCTTCAAACCTTACACCTGACTCTTCACTCCTCACCCCTCACCCCTCACCCCTCACCCCTTTAGCTAGAGGTTCGGCGCGTTCTGTAAATAATATTGATTTATATCAGTTAGTGCGATCGCAAGCACATTTATTACATCGCTTCGGTGGTCATCCTTTTGCTGCTGGCTTAAGTATTCCTATTGAAAATATTCCTTTATTTACAGAAGCAATTAATCAACAGTTACGGCAGCTAAGTCTTGCTTCTGGCGCGTTAATGATGCCAGTAATTCAAGCAGATTTAACTGTAACCGTAGCGGAGTTAGGTAAAGAATTATTTAGGGAATTAAAACTGCTAGAACCTTGTGGTATGGGAAATCCTGTTCCAAAGCTATTAATTAAAAATTGCTCGTTTAAAAATGTTTGGAATCGTAATACTCAGGATGCGAAAGGCAAAAAAATTCAATATATTAAAACTGACTTTGAAATAGTAGATCTCACCACCGATAAAGGTTTTCCTGGTTTGTGGTGGGGACACTATAAAGATGAAGTACCCACAGGAAGATGTGATGCTATTGTGGAACTTGATTATAATAACTACAAACAACGTCCAGAAGTGCGCTTAATTGCTGTACGTCCTACTGTCGAGGATCGTCAATTTAGCACCAATGTACAGTTAGATTGGATTTTAGACTGGCGCAACCTTAGCGATGAAGAAAAATCTATTAATACACAGTCTACATCAGCACTTAGTCATCAATCTTCAGCATTAATTCTTGAAGAATGTCCTACTCGCTGGGATGACTTACAAGTATGGTTGCGACGGGCAATTCAAACTAATAATAAACTAGCGATCGCATATCCACAACCCGAACAACTACCCGCTAATAAAATTTGGGAACAATTAGTAGGAATTGCTAAATACCTTAGTCGCACAGGTAAAACAGTAACTTTAGATCAAATTCAGGATAAGTTAGGAGTGAGCGATCGCGCCCTTCAGCTAGGACTCCGTACCCTTACACAGCTTGGTTTTCAGATTACTACATTCGACAACCATATCCAAATCATTTGGTCATCTGACAGCTATTTCCACCATACAGAAGATCAACTTACTAGCGCAAGCGAGCAATTTTTAGCAGCAGTAGCCGAAGAACAATTTTATCAACGTTACTTCTATGTTGTTCCCCTGACTACTATTCAATCTATGGCTCGTGAAACTGTTTATAGGTAA
- a CDS encoding tetratricopeptide repeat protein — protein sequence MPQSLMVDDQATLLFRQGYELWNQDQHAQSLAAYTKAVQLKPDYVDAWYYLGYSLEKLGRYEQALANYDQVIRLAPNHPYAWYRRGGLLLTKIHRYDQAVAAYKNFIQIQPTDYEGWYFLGDALLKLEQYSEAVNSYCQAVLINITNYWDWCERVNNLQQLQQQPEAIRLCEAIAMGLGNRVATTDISDYERDALHECLYVLSDCFLGLESYEQAVIICNKALQSKPNERLFWYSLGKAQELLQRYDEAIKSYEEAIEIEPNFLEASKGLERVLLSQKEIGE from the coding sequence ATGCCTCAATCTCTTATGGTTGACGACCAAGCGACGCTTCTGTTTCGACAAGGCTATGAGCTATGGAATCAAGACCAGCACGCACAATCACTTGCTGCCTACACTAAAGCAGTTCAGCTTAAACCTGATTATGTTGATGCTTGGTATTACTTGGGATATAGCTTAGAGAAATTAGGGCGCTACGAGCAAGCACTTGCCAATTACGATCAAGTTATTCGTCTGGCTCCCAACCATCCCTATGCTTGGTATCGTCGAGGAGGTTTGTTATTAACAAAAATACACCGTTACGATCAAGCCGTTGCCGCGTATAAAAATTTTATACAAATACAGCCTACTGACTATGAGGGTTGGTATTTTTTAGGTGATGCACTGCTCAAATTAGAACAATATTCGGAAGCAGTAAACTCGTATTGCCAAGCAGTTCTGATTAATATTACTAACTATTGGGATTGGTGCGAACGAGTTAATAACCTTCAGCAATTGCAACAACAGCCAGAAGCTATCAGGTTGTGTGAAGCAATAGCGATGGGTTTAGGTAATAGGGTTGCTACGACTGACATTAGTGATTACGAACGCGATGCTCTCCATGAATGTTTGTATGTACTATCCGATTGTTTTCTAGGACTAGAGAGCTATGAGCAAGCTGTCATCATCTGCAATAAAGCTCTTCAAAGCAAGCCTAATGAACGTTTATTTTGGTATTCTTTAGGTAAGGCACAAGAGCTATTACAACGCTACGATGAAGCAATCAAATCCTACGAGGAAGCAATTGAAATTGAGCCGAATTTTTTAGAAGCTAGTAAAGGGCTTGAGCGAGTACTACTTTCCCAAAAAGAAATCGGCGAATGA
- the ctpB gene encoding carboxyl-terminal processing protease CtpB codes for MNQPPKKFPLLQTALVSSAIAFTTGSYLFAPTWCRSVHAALQDSPKTVVDEAWQVVNNEYVDGTFNKNDWQAVRQQLLSKNYTTKEQAYTAIREALGKLDDAYTRFMDPKQFQSLTNQTSGELSGVGIRLEMNEKTKAISIVEPLEDSPAFKAGVKPGDQLVAIDGKSTKGMSLDQASGLIRGEAGKKVTLKLSRPGKGIFDLRLTRAQIQLAAVRSSVKQEGNLRVGYIRLNEFSSHASEQMSKAIKTLNDKQVNAFVLDLRGNPGGLLHSSIEIGRMWMDKGAIVRTVDRRGDNEEFKANNTALTKLPLVVLVDGNSASASEILSGAIKDNRRGTVLGSQTFGKALVQSVHSLSDGSGLAVTVAHYYTPNGTDINHKGVTPDIKLDLSEDQRKQLVGNPSMLGTTNDPQYAQAIAVLKSNPLAKPPVNKTSPSASLR; via the coding sequence ATGAATCAACCTCCAAAAAAGTTCCCGTTGCTCCAAACTGCTTTAGTTAGTTCCGCGATCGCATTCACTACTGGTTCATATTTATTTGCGCCTACCTGGTGTCGCTCAGTCCACGCCGCACTACAAGATAGCCCAAAAACAGTAGTTGATGAAGCTTGGCAAGTAGTCAACAACGAATATGTAGACGGCACATTTAATAAAAATGATTGGCAAGCAGTACGACAGCAGCTATTAAGTAAAAATTACACAACAAAGGAACAAGCATACACTGCCATCCGAGAAGCATTGGGAAAATTGGACGATGCTTATACTCGGTTTATGGACCCCAAACAGTTCCAATCACTGACTAACCAAACTTCCGGTGAATTGTCTGGTGTTGGCATTCGCTTGGAAATGAACGAAAAAACTAAAGCTATCTCAATTGTTGAACCACTTGAAGATTCCCCTGCTTTTAAGGCTGGTGTCAAACCAGGCGATCAGCTAGTGGCAATTGATGGTAAATCAACTAAAGGCATGAGTTTGGATCAAGCATCTGGACTGATCCGAGGAGAGGCAGGTAAGAAAGTTACACTCAAACTGTCACGACCAGGCAAGGGTATATTCGATCTCAGGTTGACTCGCGCTCAGATTCAACTGGCTGCTGTGCGTTCTTCCGTGAAGCAAGAAGGAAATCTCCGCGTAGGCTATATTCGCTTAAATGAGTTTAGTTCTCATGCAAGTGAGCAGATGAGCAAAGCGATCAAAACTCTCAATGACAAGCAAGTAAATGCTTTTGTGTTAGATTTGCGAGGAAATCCAGGGGGTTTACTACACTCCAGTATTGAAATTGGTCGGATGTGGATGGACAAGGGTGCAATTGTTCGCACCGTGGATAGGCGGGGAGACAATGAAGAATTTAAGGCTAATAATACAGCGTTAACCAAGCTACCTTTAGTAGTTTTGGTAGATGGTAACTCGGCTAGTGCCAGTGAAATTCTCAGTGGTGCAATCAAAGATAATCGACGTGGTACAGTGCTAGGGAGTCAAACTTTTGGCAAAGCATTAGTGCAGTCGGTTCATTCTCTGTCTGATGGCTCTGGTTTAGCTGTAACGGTAGCACACTATTACACACCTAATGGTACTGATATTAACCATAAGGGAGTAACGCCAGATATTAAGCTAGACTTGAGTGAAGATCAGCGCAAGCAGTTAGTAGGTAACCCATCAATGCTTGGTACTACTAACGATCCTCAATATGCTCAAGCGATCGCAGTTTTAAAAAGCAACCCGCTTGCTAAACCTCCTGTTAATAAGACCTCACCTTCAGCAAGCCTCCGATAA
- a CDS encoding class I SAM-dependent methyltransferase, which produces MPETSWNADLYEGKHAFVWQYGADIVELLSPQPGERILDLGCGTGQLTEKIASLGAEVMGIDSSAAMITKAEANYPTIPFAVADARNFQVAQPLDAVFSNAALHWVKEADAVISCIRQALKPGGRFVAEFGGKGNIYAIASTLFSILESTGSTTLESLNPWYFPSIGDYATRLEKQGFDVTYAVLFDRPTPLADKEAGLANWIRMFASTILAKYSAAEQDSVIATLEQRLKPTLYRDGTWIADYRRLRVVAIKS; this is translated from the coding sequence ATGCCAGAAACTAGCTGGAATGCTGATCTTTATGAAGGTAAACACGCCTTTGTGTGGCAATATGGCGCAGATATAGTAGAATTGCTTTCTCCTCAACCAGGAGAGCGAATTCTCGATTTAGGTTGCGGGACTGGACAACTTACTGAAAAAATTGCCAGTTTAGGTGCAGAGGTGATGGGAATTGATAGTTCTGCTGCAATGATTACTAAGGCAGAAGCTAACTATCCGACTATCCCATTTGCAGTAGCAGACGCACGAAATTTTCAAGTTGCACAGCCGTTAGATGCAGTTTTTTCTAATGCAGCACTGCATTGGGTTAAAGAAGCAGATGCAGTTATTAGTTGCATTAGGCAGGCATTAAAACCAGGGGGGCGATTTGTGGCAGAATTTGGTGGGAAAGGGAATATTTATGCGATCGCATCAACTCTCTTTAGTATTCTAGAATCAACAGGTTCTACCACCTTAGAAAGCCTCAATCCCTGGTATTTTCCTAGCATCGGTGATTATGCCACACGCTTAGAAAAACAAGGTTTTGATGTCACCTACGCGGTTTTATTTGACCGTCCCACACCGTTAGCAGACAAAGAAGCAGGTTTAGCTAATTGGATAAGAATGTTTGCAAGTACTATCCTTGCCAAATATTCGGCTGCCGAACAGGATAGCGTAATTGCCACACTTGAGCAACGTTTAAAGCCAACCTTGTATCGAGATGGAACCTGGATAGCAGATTACCGCAGGTTAAGAGTAGTAGCTATCAAATCCTAG
- a CDS encoding class I SAM-dependent methyltransferase has translation MKIITQKLRPYFLRVVILIILVTLGLIAPNVTDKAFAIAQFNSIYQERTIHNPDGIGKFYLGREIAQVMGHQGAGWLERPTREDEEKPSLVVKALNLKLTDVVADIGAGTGYFSFMIAPYVTEGKVLAVDIQPEMLEIIDFFKQEKNITNVEPILANLTSPNLSPESIDLALMVDVYHELEYPFEMMDDVVKALKPNGRVVLVEYRKENPFILIKGVHKMTVKQIKKEMSAAGLIWQETQEFLPQQHFIVFQKQKSDRSPANTSL, from the coding sequence ATGAAAATAATTACCCAGAAATTAAGACCTTACTTTTTACGAGTAGTTATTTTAATCATCTTAGTTACATTAGGGTTAATAGCACCGAATGTAACAGATAAAGCATTTGCGATCGCTCAATTTAATTCTATCTACCAAGAGCGCACAATTCATAACCCTGACGGCATTGGCAAGTTTTATTTAGGTAGAGAAATTGCTCAAGTTATGGGGCATCAAGGCGCAGGATGGTTAGAAAGACCTACTCGCGAAGATGAAGAGAAGCCTTCTTTAGTAGTTAAAGCTCTCAATCTTAAATTAACTGATGTTGTGGCAGATATTGGAGCAGGAACAGGCTATTTTAGCTTTATGATTGCTCCTTACGTAACAGAAGGAAAAGTTTTAGCAGTAGATATTCAACCAGAAATGCTAGAAATTATTGATTTTTTCAAGCAAGAAAAAAATATTACTAATGTAGAGCCGATTTTAGCTAATCTCACTTCGCCAAATTTATCACCAGAAAGTATAGACTTAGCTTTGATGGTAGATGTTTATCACGAATTAGAATATCCATTTGAAATGATGGATGATGTAGTTAAAGCACTTAAGCCAAATGGACGGGTTGTTTTAGTGGAGTATAGGAAGGAAAATCCCTTTATTCTGATCAAAGGGGTGCATAAAATGACTGTTAAGCAAATCAAAAAAGAAATGTCAGCAGCAGGGTTAATTTGGCAAGAAACACAAGAGTTTTTACCTCAGCAACATTTTATAGTTTTCCAGAAACAAAAGAGCGATCGCTCCCCAGCAAATACATCTTTATGA
- a CDS encoding spore photoproduct lyase family protein: MTNTLLDNQKIESETPKPRLWMPEQVLFTPAALAEPWGQKIKQRVESLNLPIQELSANRITGIRGETERETYNVAKRTLAVVNAPPSAFKLSPIPPSADWQFHLAEGCPAHCQYCYLAGSLQGPPIIRVFANLPQILDNLKSFERPKEETSFEVSCYTDPLGIEHLTGSLAECIRYFGTRSDGYLRWVSKFDAVEQLLDLPHNNHTRCRISVNAESVSGRFEGGTAPVKSRLQALRKLALPRSQGGGEYPVGLVIAPIMLLDDWELHYTRLFDLISEAINFECDLTFELISHRFTPGSKEVLQTWYPSSKLDMNEETRSTKRNKFGGTKYVYDTDTMKKLRRFFESEIQRRYPFARILYWT, translated from the coding sequence ATGACTAATACACTTTTAGACAACCAAAAAATTGAGTCAGAAACCCCTAAACCTCGTTTGTGGATGCCAGAACAGGTATTATTTACACCTGCTGCACTTGCTGAACCTTGGGGACAGAAAATTAAACAGCGAGTAGAGTCTTTAAATCTGCCTATTCAGGAATTATCTGCAAATAGAATAACTGGTATACGCGGTGAAACAGAACGGGAAACTTATAATGTTGCCAAACGTACTCTTGCAGTTGTTAATGCACCGCCTTCTGCTTTTAAACTTAGTCCTATTCCACCTTCAGCCGACTGGCAGTTTCACTTAGCCGAAGGATGTCCAGCACACTGCCAATACTGTTATTTGGCAGGTAGTTTGCAAGGACCTCCAATAATTCGTGTATTTGCTAATTTACCTCAAATTTTAGATAATTTGAAGTCTTTCGAGCGACCAAAGGAGGAGACGAGTTTTGAAGTAAGCTGTTATACTGACCCACTAGGAATTGAGCATTTAACCGGAAGTTTAGCCGAGTGCATTCGTTATTTTGGCACTCGTAGTGATGGTTATTTGCGTTGGGTTTCAAAATTTGATGCGGTGGAACAATTACTAGACTTACCGCATAATAATCACACACGCTGTCGTATTAGTGTGAATGCTGAATCGGTTTCTGGTCGTTTTGAAGGTGGTACAGCGCCAGTAAAATCTCGGTTGCAAGCTTTACGAAAATTAGCATTACCGCGATCGCAAGGTGGTGGAGAATATCCAGTAGGTTTGGTAATTGCTCCAATTATGCTACTTGATGATTGGGAGTTGCATTACACTCGCTTATTTGACTTAATTAGTGAAGCAATTAATTTTGAGTGCGATTTAACTTTTGAGTTAATTTCACATCGTTTTACGCCAGGATCAAAGGAAGTATTACAAACATGGTATCCAAGCTCAAAGTTGGATATGAATGAGGAAACCCGCAGTACTAAACGTAATAAGTTTGGTGGCACTAAGTATGTTTATGATACGGATACAATGAAAAAGCTACGCCGCTTTTTTGAAAGTGAAATTCAACGGCGTTATCCTTTTGCCCGTATTCTTTACTGGACTTAA
- the crtW gene encoding beta-carotene ketolase CrtW, which translates to MIQSQQATANRIELKSMLKSGGKYYAVIIAIAILAVWVCSIALLMSLDISRLPLWGLLIAIAWQTFLYTGLFITAHDAMHGIVFPQNRKINDFIGTLFLILYAYLSYEELEKKHRLHHGHPASELDPDFHDGKHTNFFAWYFHFMQEYWNWVRFVALVATFHTIQYTLPISEVNLTYFWVVPSILSSLQLFYFGSYLPHREPKEGYSNRHNAQTTRLPAFWSFITCYHFGYHEEHHEYPYMSWWQLPKAYKLNAKSL; encoded by the coding sequence GTGATCCAATCTCAGCAAGCAACAGCAAACCGAATAGAACTTAAGTCAATGCTCAAAAGTGGAGGGAAGTATTATGCAGTTATCATTGCGATCGCAATCTTAGCAGTATGGGTATGTAGTATCGCCCTACTAATGTCGCTAGATATTTCCCGGCTACCTCTCTGGGGGTTATTAATTGCAATTGCTTGGCAAACATTTCTATATACAGGCTTATTTATTACTGCCCACGATGCCATGCACGGGATAGTTTTTCCTCAAAATCGCAAGATTAACGATTTTATAGGTACTTTATTTCTCATATTATATGCTTACCTTTCGTATGAAGAATTAGAAAAAAAACATAGGCTACATCATGGTCATCCAGCTAGTGAACTAGATCCAGATTTTCATGATGGCAAACACACCAATTTTTTTGCTTGGTACTTTCATTTTATGCAAGAGTACTGGAATTGGGTACGCTTTGTAGCTTTAGTTGCTACATTTCATACTATTCAATACACACTACCTATATCAGAAGTAAATCTTACTTATTTCTGGGTGGTTCCTTCTATATTAAGTTCGCTGCAATTATTCTATTTTGGTAGCTACTTGCCACATCGCGAACCTAAAGAAGGATACAGTAATCGTCATAACGCTCAAACTACTCGATTGCCTGCTTTCTGGTCATTTATTACTTGCTATCATTTTGGCTACCATGAAGAACACCATGAATATCCTTATATGTCTTGGTGGCAGCTACCAAAAGCTTACAAACTGAATGCCAAGAGTTTGTAA